caagaatgacagatccctgcactaagtatattgagcagaaagatAACAGGCATCTGCTACATAGTTCAAAAATGGCAATACTTTGTTGACAACATGTCCATTATCTTAGACTATGTGTGATTACAATACATGaagattcaaaataaacattactgTAAACAATTCACTGACAGCTGTTGTGATAAATATATGACCTTGTCTGACGGACTCCCAAGCTCAAAAATCTTGGAGCGTTTTAAGTGTATTAAAAAGTATACtgtacatataatatatatattatgtatcgGCTGTATCAAGTAACGGAAATCGAAAGTAGACTGGGTGAATATCTATTGACAGTAAATAAGGCATGAATTTGAGCGATTGAACaacgcacacgcacacaaaaaaaatggttttaaattaatataagcTTACTGTGGTAAacgctttaaactgttttatctaTATTCTTTTTGTGGAAAAAAGGTCACCCTCATTTCCCTATCTGCATCAGTCTATACACATATATGTTATGCCGTAAAGTAAACCGTGAAATTGTTGACTGCGGCCAGTTGACTGCTCCGTGTCCCACACTAAATCACTTAGTTATGACTACAGGGCTGaattgaatgtttgtgtattaaaGGTCCAAGGCATGCGTTCAATGGTTATCCAATGAAGTGTTGGGGTCCAATGTATGTCATTGCAATGTCTTTAAAGAGTCAAATGTGTATCCATACTATTTATGATTTTGATATACATCATATAGTCCAGTATAGTATACATAAAAATGCAAGTTTTATGCATAAATGCACAGAGACTTTCAGGAACAAGAATGTATGATGCAGGTAccaacagctgcccctggcttactttaaatagttgcctgtggcctcagTTGGGTGAAATCCGTCTTGACCctgacaataaaataatacaacattttatgggcTGCTTAACACGTCATGGGTCACAATTCAACTATTGTCTAAAATGGTTAATTTTAACTGATTAAATGATTGACTATTATATGATTTTATAGAAAGTTAAAATATCGTcgacaaatcatgtttaagtaagccaggggcagatgttgggatctgcatcatacattcaagtctctgtgcATAAATGTATTGAGTCAAATGCTTATGTACATCTAGCTTCTAtcgtttacaaaataaagtatcATTTACCCGGATTCCAATGCATGTCTTTTTTCAAGCTTTTGGTGAACCTCGGCCAATTAATAATTCTCATAGACATTCTGATTTTGGTATTTTGCATGAaaacttttcaataatttaataaaatatcatttgaaggGAAACATCAAATTGAAGGTATTTGcttcttttacttttattcTACTTGTATTGCGATTGAGATTCAAATAGTTGTTATTTGAGATTTATTATTGCTGTAATTTGACATGgtttttaacaaataacttaatatttaataacacGCATGTTTCAGCATTATTATACAGAATATGTAGTCGAGGTTAAGCGAGAGGTCTTCGATGTCAGTAATATATATAGTCTACTAGAGATTATACTCTAGgtatgtgtgttttatgtaaaacaagaattgtaaatttctttgtatttgtactgtttgtattgtgttgtggcatataattaattatattaacgGTTTTAATAACCAGGAAGAATTAAAGGAGCTCGctgtattttagtattttgtcTTATGTTATATTGCCTGCatttgtgtacattgttttatttacaatttaattatagttatgtactatatgtttgtttcaggaCTTGATATTAGCTCAGCTTAATTATCATATATCATTAAATAGAaaacttaaaatgaatacatttgaaaataaagaactaaaaTTACTCACGCCTTATCTATTTGGATAAATATGTTAAGATTCAAAACATAGATGAACATATACCATAGTTTCTTTTGGTCGTCTTTATTTAATAACCATATATAGGGTCCAATGTCTGTCATATGCGCCCAGTgtcgtagctacatataggccttgtactgaggcctgggcctacaactcttttttttaaaatgacaacatCTAAATAACTCAGAAATGTAATGAAAACTTAAAGCTACTCAATCACTTGGAACAACTCAaaattttgtataatttcaccaaagcaagtttggtgtttatttaaacaacatttagggcgtatttcttgtttttattgtaatcaaTTGCAAGTATAATTTGTGATTTTCGTAGCTAAATCACCCACGATACACAACGCAGCATAGCCGTAACAATGTATTCCGACGATTAACTGTAAAGAGTCCGATACTTTGTCATATTGGTCATTTAAACAGTCCAATTCATAACTGTATGGAGTTCAATGCACGGCCTGTTGATCGTTCGTATAGATGGGGTCATATAAGTTCGGAACCAAATGTATCACGTTGAAGTTTTTTGTAACGTATTTCTATCAttcataaaaattgttttttcattattattaaaatgctaCGTGAagaaaagtttgttaaaatatttacgaCATTATCTTATAACTGTATTGAGTCCAATGTCAGCGTTGATACCTAAATAGAGATGAACGTCGAGACCAAatgattgagttataacggcaaatATAGAAACGGCCTATAcagttgtgtacaaatacacgtagTGTTACTTTCCCATTATGTACTGTTTctcttttttatgaaattagcATAACCAGGAAATGATCAAGTAAAAGACACttacatattgttcatggcaagttattatttaaatataacctCATAACGTGTTAAACATGTATGGTGTGGGCAGTTGTATGTGCTATGTAACACATACTCAAAGATACTATTCGATCCACATTATTGACCACACGCTTTAAACAACCGTAAATGTGTCTTTGAACGCTATATGGTTTGTACATATTTATTCGTTTTTTTCCTCAATTATATATAAGGGAAATAGATGACAAGTTATACTACATTATACAAACACGTTCCCGATAAATGCATACATCACACATTAAGTAATTCAAACGCCATTGACTACAACTACACACCGTCAGTCATGCGTTTTGTGCAAGATATAGTGGTTATGTGAACTGTTTTCTACACGCGATAGATTAATTATGAAATCATACAACCCATGTACGTGGTTTCTATGCTTACGAGTTATGTGGAGTTTAGAAATCAAACAAATCCGAATGCACAAAAAAGCGGGACGAATTTCTGTTCAATTGTGGAATAGGAATttgaaaataaccaaaaaaaaatatctgtgaAAAAAGAAATCATGAATCAATAggaatatttattcaatatttgtacACGAAGTACtcatttttttgttacaaatCGTTTTGCTAAAATAAACAGGGCAAGAACAGAAATGGGATTAAGCAGATCATTATACGATTATGGTTGCAAAATAGTATTATCGATGTGATTTAGACGTCAATGTGCGCAGTTAAGTTTCGAACATGATTTTTGCACGAAACGCAATGGAATTTTTCTATAAGCCAGTGTTGGAACAGGACTCTGCTGTCTTCCGGCCTGATGTATCATGGattcctttaaaaaatatcGATGATAAACttcaaagtaaataaatttgAGGGGAAAAAtctttttattgttcaaatcaGTATAgagtttgaaatgaattttaaggaaatgtaCGGTTGTCATATACATGAAACTCTAGAAATGGCAGTTGTTTCCAAATCGAAACGTTGCCTGTTTGCATCGAAATGCATAGGGAAATTAATTAGTAGTGCATTGTATATAACCATGCATGGTTACATAATCAAGGTATATTATAATCAATCAGATCAACAAAGATCTCGAGATGACACATTATAACTATGACCTCTAaatgtgaccatgaccttgaaatTACATGTCCAATTAGACCGTGCACTGCATAACTGATAACTTTTCTCCGCATATGTTCGATATCCTCCTGGGGGCagacatatcaatatttaaattgagATGAAACCAGTATGGCAAATATGACGTCGAGCTTGCGATACGCGTATACCAGAAATGATTAGTCCTGCTGGTTTTTGTAGTGGTTAAATTAAGATAATGtcgttgttttaataaacaagtttcGGCTAATCAAATTCACTTATTTGAATTAAGGTTTGATAAAATTGATACATTAGTGAGATAAAAAACTGTTTAGCACATGATTAATTTCGTTTAAAGTGATGAACTAAAAAAAAGCTGTTTTTCTTAACGTATCCGGGTTCTcacatttcaaaactttaaaaatcaagACATCAGGACTTGAGTAAAAACGACAATGTATCTATTTTTTCCCTAATATGAAAAATTGACATATAAGTTATCAATACAGTTCGTCGCCAATATCACCAGAAATTGGTTTACAAGATAAGCTTTCGCAAGTAAACTAACATGTTTTGCAGGTACTCTTGTTTTGCCAGTCAAAGCTAATGACTACCCGTTGAATCAAGTATTGACTTGATATAACTAAATTACTTAAACTGAATTATTGCCATGTATTTAGGTCAAGAAACTTGTTTTTGAGTCATTGGATAAAAGAAGATCACTCCAGTAACTTatcattcttgttttaaatataatatttagaaGATATCTACGAAGTTCCGAGTAGAGCTTGTCACGTGGAGTTCTCATTCTAGTATTTGTAAACCGGCGCAAAAAGCCCCTGACGTCAAATTCGTACGTTAGAGTGTGAACAATAGTAGCATCAGATGTTGCCCATTGATAGAAACGGAGGAATAAATATCATTGTACATTCTTTTAGGACTGTAAGAATGTGTTCTCCTGGGTGAAGAGGTTTTAGTCATGTTTTGGGTTTGAAGAACACTAAAATCTACttctttcaattttaactttatttagttttgttttttgttacatCATTTTGTAGCAGTCAACAACTCTCTTTCTTTTATATCCCCCAGAAAAGGTTACATAAAACTATTATCAATAGTCCTTCACAACAGAATGTTACCCCGTTAACCGGATTATTTTAGTTTATGCCACAAACCAGCTCGCCAGACAGAGTCAAATGTGGccgtaaaatcaataaatgtgcAAACAGTTTATTCTTATAGGTTCTAAGTTTACTTATAAGGAAATGCAATGTAAGAATAATGTCACAGGTTGAGTAATGTGTACGTAATCCGGCTTGATCATCGATAGAGTAGTTATTATCATAGAGGAATTCGTTAATGCGTGCATTAAGGATAGACGTGAATAATGAGCGTAAACAACCTAGACTTATAATCGGTCTTTAATGTTTGGGATCTATCGGAAGACTGATGCTTATAAAACCGTCCGAAAGTATACCAGTGTCATTTGTTCTATTGAAAAATGTTCAGAAGGTTGAAACCATGTCGACGCGCGACGCTTTAAAGTatgcattgaaaatataatcaaactTCGACgatgttttacaatttttaccTTTCACtatcattttgttaatttcGTCATGTTCTATTTAACTTGGACTATTTAACACATCAGTATCAGCGCCTGAGAAGTCAAAGTGATTATTATCCGGTATGTGATCATTCGCGTGAAAGACGTTGTTTAAATCTTCAAAGTAATGATTTAGTTTGTCTAAAGTGGGTGACTTATGATTATATACGCTGCTAACTATGTTCAAGTGGTCCCAGTAGTCTTTATGATATTTTGAATAGAATGCAGTTTGTATTTAGCCTTATGCTTATATTTTGCGACACACGTACTCTTAATAACTGTATAATGCTTACTCGCAGTATGCAATCTTCATTCGTTTGCAGTGGATTTATTTATAGTATGAGCTCTCCATTCTATACTGTTTAACGACCGCACCTTCTTGCACTGTAGACCAAACCACGTGTTAATACCTATTTTtgagaaaatgttttaaaagcctATTCTTTTAACAGGTTGGCAATGTCTTCTCTAATTGCACTGATACAATTCGAGTGTTAGACCGCGGGGATTTGACAAACGGTTATCAATAGATTCATTGTTGTCtttgttcaaattaaacacgaATTCCTCGTTCTTTTCGTGCTGCCACGATGACGGGTTGGATTTTGCGATCtagaaatattgttaacatgtgTTTGTGTATTAGAAATATCGATAATGATAGTTGTTGACAGTAAGCTTTGACCATTATTACTTGATCATCATCAGTCTCCATTCGCTTCGATGACATTGTATCAGTATAAAAATATGCCAGACAAGTACTCGTAGTTTCTATCTATTCTTCTTTtgctaaaaatacaaacaatagccGAATTTAAATTACAGTAAATGACTTATTATGACAAGAATATGGCGCATTAGTTTTGGTACAGTAATTAAGAAGTGAATGCTCACATGTAAAATACATCAACTTCAAGCATGATTATTGTGTTCTATGATTCTAATATGTCTAGAaatgtaatacatacatatgaagtatttttttgataatttgatataaataattcttatgtGGCAGTCATTTTACAAGCTACATAAACATAGAACAAACATGGTCACCATAACATAAGATTTGTTCGAGACTGTTCAGACAATACAAACAGTGAGAGATTATATCCATTAACATTAAAGAATGATGAGCTAAGGTATCCAAATATAcaatcattaaaacattattattagaCTATACCAACGTTTTTACTTGCAATTCGATCACATACAATAGGCATTTTCTAGAGTAAAAAACTACACTTATATTGCACATTTagctttttcttaaaaagtttCATTGCGCCCCCACCAATTATGAGTAATGTACACCGAAATGTACTAAAACAGCCAACCAAAATCTTGAAAGAAGGCACCCAAATGACTCATATGATTGTTAGATGACATTTTCCTGTTTTAAAGGGGGCGGGGAACATACTAATGTATACAGTTTAATTATCCTCTCCTTAGTGTTTTAAACACGCATTTCTTAATTTCTcctattatttgtttaaactgaGGGTCAAGACAGCCGTACAAGAAAGGGTTGATAACATGGTTTATGAACACAAGTCTGAAGAAGAAGAAATACACAGCCTTCTCATAGTCATCTAAACTTTTTAAGATACCTCCTGATATAAATGCTAATAATGTCATATAGAGAATTGTTGTGACAATGAATATTATTGTCAGAACGAACATGATGTACGTTTTCCGGCGAACGCGGCTCGCTATTTCTCGACGTCGACGCCGTACCTGTTCTTTGTGACGTTTTTCTGACGTCCCACCAGCGTATGTAGTATCGGCATCAGTCACACGAACATCATCTACGTCAACCGGCTCACTTTCATCATCCAGGGACTTCATGTCCGTTGAACATAACTCAATTGTTGCTATTCCGCTTCTGGTTGGTACATCAGAATTAGAAACGCCACCCCCACTGCTCACATCgggattttgttttgatttagtTATTGACCCTGGCGATGTGCTGACCATAGGCGCACCCGAGTGTTGGCGTATTTGAGTCAAAGGGCGAcctaaaatgagtttttttgcCACCAGTATATAAAGAACGAGCATGATTACTAGGCAAATGCCAATTATCACCTCCACTGATGTAGCGTATGCAAACGGGCGTTTACTGTGTAGAAAATGAGCATCTTTTTCACAGATGGTGACGATAACGTGTCTTCCGTTGTATATCCTGACGTCCTGGTGGATTCCCCAAAGGAATGAAACCGGAAGTGAAATGGCGAATGCCGCGCCATAGATGACGCCGCACATGAATAGCGCCTGGCGAGGCTTAATCTGCCATCCGAATGGCGTACACACCTTCCGGTAGCGATCGATGGCGATGGTACACAGACAAAGTGCCTCCCCTGACACCGTAAACACGTTGAAGAAGGACTTGAACTTGCAGAAAACAGGAAACGGGTACTTGTACCAGTACTGCTGCGTGATAATCTCCCCAGGGATCGTAGTCAGAGTGCTGAGTAAGTCCAGAAAGGCCAAGCACAGTACGAAGTAGCGGAAGTTACATTCATGGTAACGTTTTATGAACACGTACAGTACAAATAAATTGCCAAAGAACCCCAGAAATGCTTCAATTCCAACAAAAACTGACACAGGTGTGACAGCCCTTTTTATTTCGTCATTCAGTTGATCCAATAAATCACTGTCAGATGCATTAGACATTCCAGTGTTGTTAAAATCCTTTGAGTGACCATTAACAGTATGCCCAAAATTAACAGAACTTGTTGTCAGAAGACTATcactcatatttatttttatgccccgaaatcttcaaaaatgtaattaaaatgtaagatttaattaattaaatccaTTCCATATAACTCACAACCTTACA
The Mya arenaria isolate MELC-2E11 chromosome 12, ASM2691426v1 DNA segment above includes these coding regions:
- the LOC128211752 gene encoding alpha-2C adrenergic receptor-like; this encodes MSDSLLTTSSVNFGHTVNGHSKDFNNTGMSNASDSDLLDQLNDEIKRAVTPVSVFVGIEAFLGFFGNLFVLYVFIKRYHECNFRYFVLCLAFLDLLSTLTTIPGEIITQQYWYKYPFPVFCKFKSFFNVFTVSGEALCLCTIAIDRYRKVCTPFGWQIKPRQALFMCGVIYGAAFAISLPVSFLWGIHQDVRIYNGRHVIVTICEKDAHFLHSKRPFAYATSVEVIIGICLVIMLVLYILVAKKLILGRPLTQIRQHSGAPMVSTSPGSITKSKQNPDVSSGGGVSNSDVPTRSGIATIELCSTDMKSLDDESEPVDVDDVRVTDADTTYAGGTSEKRHKEQVRRRRREIASRVRRKTYIMFVLTIIFIVTTILYMTLLAFISGGILKSLDDYEKAVYFFFFRLVFINHVINPFLYGCLDPQFKQIIGEIKKCVFKTLRRG